The sequence ACCAAGGATGGAGGTCTCGATTTTGGTGGGCAGTAAAAAAAGTCTATTGTTCAGGTTTCATGGGACGTTGGGCTGTTTGTTTGCTATTTATTCCCTACATGGCTTTTAGAGCGGCGTGTAAATCACTGTTGATAGGAAAAAATGTGTGGTCGGATTATAAAAAGAGCCGCGGAATGTCTTTGTGGCATGATTGGATCGATTGGTTGGGGGGGTTCCCATTCGAAGTGGCGTCACCTCAGATGACCATCGATTATTTTAAAGAGAGAGGGCTTTCTTTGGTGAAGGTGAAAACAACAACTTCGCTGGGAAACAATGAATATGTATTTTTGCGCCCGTAGCTCAGCTGGAAGAGCGTCTGGCTTCGAACCAGCAGGTCGCAGGTTCGAGTCCTGCCGGGCGCATATTTTTTTTGGGCAGGAAGGGAGTTGAACCCATAAGCCCTTGCGGGCACGAGGTCCTAAGCCTCGCGCGTCTGCCAGTTCCGCCACCTGCCCAAGAGAAATAAGGCGGCGAAGTGTACAAAGAATTGCAATTCACAATCTAAAAATGAGGTTAACATGTTAGGCTTAACGAGTGATATCAAGGTAAAAGTGGTTTCCGAAAACGGTTGTTTACATACGTTGGCGGTGGAGTGGCCCGCCTCCAAGGTCAAAGAAAAAATAGAAGAAGCTTTTAAAATTGTTCAAAATCAAGCCAAATTGCCAGGGTTTCGGCCCGGGAAAGCCCCCATTCAATTGGTTCGGGAAAACTTTAAGGGTGTGGCCTATGAGCGAGCGCAGGATTTGATGATGCGCGATGGAGTGGCGGAAGCCTTAAAGTCAAAAAAAATCAACCCCGTTCAAACCCCGCTGGTTCAAACCGCCGATTTCGTTCCTGAAAAATCGTTTAACTTCCAATTTCAAGTGGAAGTGGCTCCCCAAGTAAAACTCAGCAGCTATAAAGGTCTCAAACTCAACAGAAAAAATAAGGTTATTGGGGAAGCGGATATCTCCAAGTCGCTCACCAATCTGGGGGAGATGAATGCTCGTTTGGTTGAGTCCAAAGAGGAATCGCTCAAGAATAACCATTTTGCGGTCGTTAATTATGAAGGATTTATTGACGGTAAAACCATAGAGGGAGCCAAGGCGGACAATTTCCTTTTGGATATGTCAGCTCCCCAGGGAATCGTGGGATTGGCAGAAGGCTTGGTGGGCGCTAAAACAGGGGAGGAGCGGGAAATAAAAGTGAAATTTCCGGAAGATTCTCCTTCAAAAGACTTGGCCGGCAAAGAGGCGATTTTTAAAGTCAAACTGAACGCCATCAAGGA is a genomic window of Elusimicrobiota bacterium containing:
- the tig_1 gene encoding Trigger factor, which gives rise to MLGLTSDIKVKVVSENGCLHTLAVEWPASKVKEKIEEAFKIVQNQAKLPGFRPGKAPIQLVRENFKGVAYERAQDLMMRDGVAEALKSKKINPVQTPLVQTADFVPEKSFNFQFQVEVAPQVKLSSYKGLKLNRKNKVIGEADISKSLTNLGEMNARLVESKEESLKNNHFAVVNYEGFIDGKTIEGAKADNFLLDMSAPQGIVGLAEGLVGAKTGEEREIKVKFPEDSPSKDLAGKEAIFKVKLNAIKEKTVPALDDEFAKDLGLESLQKLKDRIRENLEAEQKRATADDLEKQVIDGLLENHIFQVPASMVESQIKHLIERQTNRMIQQGFSKEDLEKVLEKAKPEVQKQAEKDVRLAYILNAIAAAESIDATETEITTKIDDIVARSENKDKVSLEKALKSKFQDQIRSEIRESKLFTWLIDHAKIKDI